A window of Euwallacea fornicatus isolate EFF26 chromosome 13, ASM4011564v1, whole genome shotgun sequence contains these coding sequences:
- the Nop17l gene encoding protein kintoun, whose product MASSCNRLKELDLSRDEVNRLGEALKNEEFRKLLADYAEEIQDPNNRQIYEEEVKQLERERGQEVTFLHPDPGYVIKTSLNGDQKVFINVCSNENINKPTSTPTVKNGSKGLHWSVPHTLSPPREELDNKGIRCQVYDALFHPNTLHLASKNRDFRSMINDIALSDIENSFDVNLDKKNLKFPKLTYKGLKQASIIRKPVGDKPLARTPEEQEFFDKIYSEIDSHRTVPKSPKRCRSRRVNHNEDPIFTTPKYLIKHRSHLEFDEFVEHKNAKLNVAIPKELIVEVDLPLLKSSIDMQLDVTEKTVQLLSEKPAKYKLNLTLPYQVNENGGAAKFDKDLKKLVITLPVKRKMSFEFLRDDSGVDSCLESDLRSPSGLESDEDGLISVIKTCDSDDTKAKESKSNGDDDFLNSNDLYNLPEFTCNVFDNIVAFTFNVKNVDEQSVCKKVIIESSFIKVKFTNISSSFYSNLYAFYVKFPQNHILSEEDVNIETWDNNVILQVSLKASDQPLESFLYGMCENDLMKKLIEEPAVLVSNIMPTKDKQKKLPAVQAAQESLQANIEIEKMPSFILRNRSLPLKSSSSDIDILATSYESSGDELSSSSFSPRKSKGILKRISVSRANFGRSISESSLDDFFCSSFENCHGSIGCVPEDDKEDYGTSSSLKKTVRFNDVVVKQLFRSNSSILGQKKKNQRKARNKKRSHERRYSESEASDVETNRERDDQTIQNRENNTVLDGAVQEPHDEKDDVDIFHLEINN is encoded by the exons ATGGCAAGTTCATGTAACCGGCTTAAAGAATTAGATTTGTCTCGCGATGAAGTAAACCGACTGGGAGAGGCATTAAAGAACGAGGAGTTCAGAAAATTACTGGCCGACTACGCCGAGGAAATTCAGGACCCCAATAACCGACAAATCTACGAAGAGGAAGTAAAACAACTCGAACGAGAAAGAGGTCAGGAAGTCACCTTTTTACACCCAGATCCTGGCTACGTGATTAAAACAAGCTTGAATGGAGATCAGAAGGTTTTTATCAATGTTTGTTCCaatgaaaatatcaacaaacCAACCTCTACTCCCACTGTCAAGAATGGTTCTAAGGGGCTTCACTGGTCTGTACCGCACACATTGTCCCCCCCACGTGAAGAACTCGATAATAAGGGTATTCGATGCCAGGTCTATGATGCCCTATTTCATCCAAACACCCTCCATTTAGCAAGTAAAAACCGAGATTTTCGCTCAATGATCAATGATATAGCACTCTCAGACATTGAAAACAGCTTTGATGTGAATCTAGataagaaaaatcttaaatttccaaagttaACATACAAAGGTCTTAAACAGGCTAGTATTATTCGCAAACCAGTGGGTGACAAGCCATTGGCAAGAACTCCTGAAGAGCaggaattttttgataaaatttattcagaGATTGATTCACATCGAACTGTGCCAAAAAGCCCTAAGAGATGCAGAAGCAGAAGAGTCAACCATAACGAAGATCCAATATTCACTACCCCAAAATACTTAATAAAGCACCGCAGCCACCTAGAATTTGATGAATTCGTAGAGCATAAAAATGCAAAGCTGAATGTAGCTATACCTAAGGAACTTATTGTAGAGGTTGACCTGCCCCTTTTGAAATCATCCATTGATATGCAGTTGGATGTAACTGAGAAAACAGTACAACTTCTTAGTGAAAAGCCTGCTAAGTACAAATTGAATCTAACCCTGCCATATCAAGTTAATGAAAATGGAGGTGCTGCCAAGTTTGATAAGGACTTAAAGAAACTTGTGATAACATTGCCGGTGAAAAGGAAAATGTCCTTCGAATTCTTACGTGATGACAGTGGAGTTGATAGCTGCCTGGAAAGTGACCTTCGCAGCCCTAGTGGTTTAGAGTCTGATGAAGATGGCTTAATCAGTGTGATAAAGACTTGTGATAGTGATGATACAAAAGCAAAGGAATCTAAATCTAATGGTGATGATGATTTTCTCAACTCAAATGATTTATACAATCTTCCAGAATTTACCTGCAATGTTTTTGATAATATTGTAGCATTTacttttaatgttaaaaatgttgatgAGCAATCTGTCTGCAAGAAAGTCATCATTGAAAGCTCATTTATTAAAGTGAAATTCACTAATATCAGCTCCAGCTTTTACTCAAATTTATATgcattttatgttaaatttcctcaaaatcaCATTCTAAGTGAGGAAGATGTTAACATTGAAACTTGGGATAACAATGTCATACTTCAAGTTTCACTAAAGGCTAGTGATCAACCTTTAGAGTCATTCCTATATGGAATGTGTGAAAACGATTTAATGAAGAAGCTAATAGAGGAGCCTGCAGTGCTTGTTAGCAATATAATGCCCACTAAAgataaacagaaaaaactGCCTGCTGTGCAGGCTGCTCAGGAGTCACTGCAAGCAAATATTGAGATTGAAAAGATGCCCAGTTTTATCCTTAGAAACAGATCTTTGCCATTGAAATCCTCAAGCTCAGACATAGATATCCTGGCAACTTCATATGAATCTAGTGGAGATGAGCTGTCATCAAGCAGTTTTTCTCCTCGAAAAAGcaaaggaattttgaaaagaatatCTGTATCAAGAGCGAATTTTGGCAGAAGTATTTCAGAGTCCAGCCTGGACGATTTTTTTTGCTCATCATTTGAGAATTGCCATGGCAGTATTGGTTGTGTTCCTGAAGATGACAAGGAAGATTATGGAACATCATCGAGTTTAAAGAAGACTGTAAGATTTAACGACGTAGTAGTGAAGCAATTGTTTAG ATCCAATTCTAGTATTCTTggccaaaaaaagaaaaaccagCGTAAGGCACGAAATAAAAAACGTTCCCATGAAAGACGTTACAGCGAAAGCGAAGCATCAGACGTCGAAACCAACAGGGAGAGAGATGATCAGACTAttcaaaatcgtgaaaataaTACCGTGCTTGATGGAGCTGTTCAAGAACCACATGATGAGAAAGATGATGttgatattttccatttggaaattaataattag